One region of Zingiber officinale cultivar Zhangliang chromosome 7B, Zo_v1.1, whole genome shotgun sequence genomic DNA includes:
- the LOC122006696 gene encoding peroxidase 18-like gives MNQSLMKLLLSTFVPLLLLSFRCASQLSPDFYSLSCPTVELLVRGTVRSASDLDSTIPGKLLRLLFHDCLVQGCDGSVLIQGNGTERSDPANKSLGAFYVVESAKRLLEMVCPGTVSCADTLVLAARDAVELTGGPSVQVQLGRRDGLVSSAANVRPNMVDTTFSVDELADRFASIGLSIDDLVVLSGAHTIGSSHCNTFSERFKQDSDGSLVPIDSTMDQGYAKQVAEQCSTRTGTAAVDNDASTPELFDNQYFVNLLANQGLLHSDSVLVNDSRTKGKVEEFGRSQDAFFASWAQSFAKLSTTGVKTGDEGEIRFSCQSVNG, from the exons ATGAACCAAAGCCTCATGAAACTTCTCCTTTCCACCTTCGTCCCCCTGCTCCTCCTCTCTTTCCGCTGCGCCTCCCAACTCTCCCCAGATTTCTACTCCTTGTCCTGCCCCACCGTCGAGCTGCTTGTCAGGGGCACAGTCAGGTCAGCCTCAGACTTGGACTCCACCATTCCGGGCAAGCTGCTGCGCCTCTTGTTTCATGACTGCCTAGTCCAG GGTTGTGATGGGTCAGTGTTGATACAAGGaaatggcacggagaggagtgaCCCTGCGAACAAGTCACTGGGGGCGTTCTATGTGGTGGAGTCCGCGAAGAGGTTGCTTGAAATGGTGTGCCCTGGCACTGTATCCTGTGCTGATACACTTGTTCTTGCTGCAAGAGATGCTGTGGAACTG ACAGGAGGCCCTTCAGTTCAGGTTCAACTAGGAAGGAGGGATGGCTTGGTTTCCTCAGCCGCAAATGTGAGGCCCAACATGGTCGATACGACCTTCTCCGTCGACGAATTGGCGGATCGCTTCGCCTCGATAGGCTTGTCCATCGATGATCTCGTCGTCCTTTCAG GTGCGCACACCATAGGCTCTTCTCACTGCAATACGTTCAGTGAGCGATTCAAACAGGACTCCGATGGAAGCTTGGTGCCCATCGACTCCACCATGGACCAAGGCTACGCGAAGCAGGTCGCGGAACAGTGCTCGACTCGGACGGGCACCGCGGCAGTCGACAACGATGCGTCGACGCCGGAGCTGTTCGATAACCAGTACTTCGTCAACCTCCTGGCAAACCAAGGCCTTCTCCACTCGGACTCGGTTCTTGTTAACGACTCGAGAACAAAGGGCAAGGTGGAGGAGTTTGGCCGGAGTCAAGATGCCTTCTTCGCGAGCTGGGCTCAATCATTTGCCAAGCTCTCGACCACCGGAGTAAAGACGGGCGATGAAGGGGAGATCAGATTTTCTTGCCAAAGTGTGAATGGCTAG
- the LOC122006693 gene encoding magnesium transporter MRS2-1-like translates to MAERRERLLPRKPSSTSGSREPIPVRRPLFQGVDFSGLKKRGQSLRSWIRVDAATGNSQVIEVDKFTMMRRCDLPARDLRLLDPLFVYPSTILGREKAIVVNLEQIRCIITADEVLLLNSLDSYVLQYVVELQRRLAASNAEVLSGGAPSPDDLPFEFRALEVALDAACTFLDAQAAELEIEAYPLLDELTSKISTLNLEKVRRLKSRLVALTRRVQKVRDEIEQLMDDDGDMAEMYLTEKKRRTETSFFGDQSFHGFNLAAGGVSVSAPVSPVSSPPDTHKLEKTLSFARSRRDSMKSSSTITENIEELEMLLEAYFVVIDSTLNKLTSLKEYIDDTEDFINIQLDTVRNQLIQFELLLTTATFVVAIFGVVAGIFGMNFEITLFEVPSAFQWTLVITGVTGLIIFCLFLYYFKYRRLMPL, encoded by the exons ATGGCGGAGCGCCGCGAACGGCTCCTCCCCCGGAAGCCATCTTCCACCTCCGGGTCCCGCGAGCCCATCCCTGTCCGCCGCCCTCTCTTCCAGGGCGTCGATTTCTCCGGCCTCAAGAAGCGCGGCCAGAGCCTCCGCTCCTGGATTCGCGTCGACGCCGCCACCGGCAACTCCCAGGTCATCGAGGTCGATAAGTTCACCATGATGCGCCGGTGTGACCTCCCCGCCCGCGACCTCCGCCTTCTCGACCCCCTCTTCGTCTACCCCTCCACCATCCTCGGCCGCGAGAAAGCCATCGTCGTCAACCTCGAGCAGATCCGATGCATCATCACCGCTGATGAGGTCCTTCTTCTCAACTCCCTAGACAGTTACGTCCTACAGTACGTGGTTGAACTCCAACGGCGCCTAGCGGCCAGCAACGCCGAGGTGCTCTCCGGCGGGGCGCCTTCGCCTGATGACCTGCCCTTCGAGTTCAGGGCCCTCGAGGTCGCCCTCGATGCCGCCTGCACTTTTCTCGACGCACAG GCAGCAGAATTAGAAATTGAGGCATATCCATTGTTGGATGAGTTGACATCTAAAATCAGTACCCTTAACTTGGAAAAGGTTCGTCGCTTGAAGAGCAGGCTTGTTGCCTTAACTCGGAGAGTTCAAAAG GTTAGAGATGAAATAGAACAACTGATGGATGATGATGGTGATATGGCTGAAATGTATCTCACAGAGAAGAAAAGGCGGACGGAAACATCTTTTTTTGGCGATCAATCATTCCATGGGTTCAATTTGGCTGCTGGTGGTGTGTCAGTTTCTGCTCCAGTTTCGCCTGTTTCTTCACCACCTGACACTCATAAGCTTGAGAAGACTTTAAGTTTTGCAAGGAGCAGACGTGACAGTATGAAAAGTTCCAGCACTATTACAGAGAACATAGAGGAATTGGAAATGTTATTGGAAGCTTATTTCGTGGTCATTGATAGCACACTGAACAAACTGACCTCA TTGAAAGAGTATATTGATGACACTGAGGATTTCATTAACATTCAGCTG GACACTGTGCGGAATCAATTGATCCAGTTTGAGCTGCTACTAACTACTGCCACATTTGTCGTCGCCATCTTTGGAGTTGTTGCCGGGATATTTGGTATGAACTTTGAGATTACTTTATTTGAAGTACCATCTGCATTCCAGTGGACCTTGGTGATCACTGGAGTGACCGGCTTAATTATTTTCTGTTTGTTCTTATACTATTTCAAGTACAGAAGACTAATGCCCTTGTAA